A single genomic interval of Xyrauchen texanus isolate HMW12.3.18 chromosome 40, RBS_HiC_50CHRs, whole genome shotgun sequence harbors:
- the LOC127633375 gene encoding pleckstrin homology domain-containing family M member 1-like — protein MLATQTPESGAEAKDVKQWIKEKIAWILKALQKRYITTDTVVTREDLEANLLCCALEAVFIHGIKSKFIRMVGGHVRKGGSRGALPQPFFWGLLKTVTHRDVVQELEHLSFINSDVGRCRAWVRLALNDGLLECYLTSLLREGSNLGSYYQPWALLMDPEDREVLLTLLQGLASLTFQLSYKSSVLNEWTNTPLVLAGLCPPTLADERQLCPKRKESWDTVSQSSGGSGGSDWAQDANQREPRREGCESNTHLTSSNLSLDMSGSSQLSSSLSSDSLLQGQDLRSPEKERWSCDVDISRNPQQKNTFTEDSSSCSQYLIKEDFDEFIPSASATHNITDGDVRMPDGPPPMHQSDTPFTVASEPCSEKISTETIQETDAKTSEVSDTLVETTRRKVRHTVIETYEREKKTESRHSSFGFPEVSTLTKMGEKTFDIKDPDSLTPETSPAVLNHSTGTVSRKTSSDSLYSSCKCTSWISEEDFHKPEETGRYEEHAVIDIAQIIGQVTPTPEPDRLQSPPSVVHRRQNGLPNPFRGLLKLGQLERRSAMAMWWDYYCELSPFELRLYIDAEERICYENLSLLRCEDVHLSSSTEGRFRLSFQGKRLYLRAPSRGEAEDWVDRIVEAISKLRPMLKEEQWEVLQSPNDQEVPSPVSSHSSPQHTIIELPDSPQLAWTRHTDPEPDAIKEAVVYQNMEEKGWRSLVLSLSLETLKGYRVQEDSKTPLFLHPIGAIRDVVPDVSLGSPAFFKVLTARETLTLRAESGEEAQGWRSLIRGALDSYLESEDDGMVEGTSSPSGGQGGNVHKLVQHRLKGDGTLLSHLSIVPIERGLDAQHYKCAGCSRQIGLSLGRAKLCEFSGQYYCETCHQGDTSIIPSRVVHNWDLTSREISRHAMKLLAQIEHEPLLNLDALNPDLFDHADIMSTVQSLRQGLQFLGDYLLMCRSGICKQIQLRLQQRCYLLERSDVYSVLDLQQIADSHYEAYLQSLIQFGSKHVHNCDLCTQRGFICQICNTDNIIFPFQLESTSRCNVCKTVFHASCKAQCPVCPRCVRIQKYLDRDLED, from the exons GGATGTAGTTCAAGAACTTGAGCATCTAAGCTTCATAAACTCAGACGTCGGCCGCTGTAGAGCATGGGTTCGCCTGGCACTGAACGACGGGCTTCTGGAGTGTTACCTGACCTCACTGCTCCGCGAAGGGTCCAATTTGGGCTCCTATTACCAGCCCTGGGCCCTTCTCATGGACCCAGAAGACCGTGAGGTTCTTCTCACCCTCCTGCAGGGTTTGGCCTCGCTGACCTTCCAGCTCTCCTACAAATCATCTGTGCTGAATGAGTGGACCAACACACCACTGGTTCTTGCGGGTCTTTGCCCCCCCACGCTTGCCGACGAGCGACAGCTTTGCCCTAAACGCAAAGAGTCTTGGGATACTGTCTCCCAGTCATCAGGAGGGTCCGGAGGCTCAGATTGGGCTCAGGATGCGAACCAGAGGGAGCCTAGGAGGGAGGGCTGTGAGTCGAATACACATCTGACCTCATCAAACCTTAGTCTGGATATGTCAGGCTCATCACAGCTGTCCTCCAGTCTGAGCTCGGATAGTCTGCTGCAGGGTCAGGACCTCAGGAGTCCAGAGAAAGAACGATGGAGCTGTGATGTCGACATCAGCCGCAATCCACAACAGAAGAACACATTTACGGA ggATAGCAGCTCCTGTAGTCAGTACTTGATAAAGGAAGACTTTGATGAGTTCATACCGAGTGCCTCTGCCACACACAACATCACAGATGGCGATGTACGCATGCCTGATGGCCCCCCACCAATGCACCAATCAGACACACCCTTCACAGTGGCTTCTGAACCTTGCTCAGAAAAGATATCCACAGAAACAATACAGGAGACAGATGCAAAAACGTCAGAAGTATCTGACACTCTAGTTGAAACTACAAGACGGAAAGTTAGACACACAGTCATTGAGACTTACGAACGTGAGAAGAAGACAGAGAGCAGACACTCCTCTTTTGGTTTCCCAGAAGTTTCTACTCTCACCAAGATGGGTGAGAAGACCTTTGACATTAAAGACCCTGACAGTCTTACTCCAGAGACCTCTCCTGCTGTGCTCAACCATTCCACGGGTACTGTGAGCAGGAAAACATCCTCTGACTCCTTGTATTCCTCCTGT AAATGCACATCTTGGATATCGGAGGAGGACTTCCACAAACCTGAAGAAACGGGCAGATATGAAGAACATGCTGTCATTGATATTGCACAAATTATTGGGCAGGTGACGCCCACCCCTGAACCAGACCGTCTCCAGTCACCACCTAGTGTAGTGCACCGGAGACAGAAcg GCTTGCCTAACCCATTCAGGGGTCTGCTGAAACTTGGTCAGCTGGAGCGCCGTAGTGCAATGGCCATGTGGTGGGATTACTACTGTGAGCTCTCTCCCTTTGAGTTGCGGCTTTATATCGATGCAGAGGAGCGCATCTGCTACGAAAACCTGTCCCTGCTGCGCTGCGAGGACGTCCACCTGTCCTCAAGTACTGAGGGACGTTTCCGGCTCTCCTTCCAAGGCAAGAGACTCTATCTGCGGGCACCGTCTCGCGGAGAGGCCGAAGACTGGGTTGACCGCATCGTGGAGGCCATCAGCAAACTGCGACCCATGTTGAAAGAGGAGCAGTGGGAGGTGCTGCAATCACCCAATGACCAAGAAGTCCCATCGCCGGTATCGTCACACTCAAGCCCCCAGCACACCATCATAGAACTGCCTGATTCTCCTCAGTTAGCCTGGACCCGTCATACAGACCCAGAACCGGATGCCATCAAGGAGGCGGTGGTCTATCAGAACATGGAGGAGAAAGGTTGGAGGTCTCTGGTGCTCTCGCTCTCCCTGGAAACTCTCAAGGGTTACCGGGTCCAAGAAGACTCCAAGACGCCCCTCTTCTTACACCCCATAGGGGCCATCAGGGATGTGGTTCCAGATGTTTCTCTTGGAAGCCCTGCTTTCTTCAAGGTTCTGACTGCACGGGAGACACTGACTTTGAGAGCAGAGAGTGGCGAGGAAGCGCAAGGATGGAGAAGCCTCATCAGAGGAGCTCTTGACTCGTATCTGGAGTCTGAGGATGACGGGATGGTTGAGGGCACCTCATCGCCCAGTGGTGGGCAAGGGGGGAATGTTCACAAGCTGGTCCAGCACAGACTGAAGGGAGACGGGACACTGCTATCTCACTTGTCCATTGTGCCCATAGAGAGAGGATTAGATGCACAACATTACAAATGTGCAG GTTGCTCTAGGCAGATCGGTTTGTCTCTGGGGCGAGCTAAACTGTGTGAGTTCTCAGGTCAGTACTACTGTGAGACCTGTCACCAAGGAGACACAAGCATCATCCCCTCTCGCGTGGTTCACAACTGGGACCTAACATCACGTGAG atcTCAAGACACGCCATGAAGTTGCTGGCTCAAATTGAGCACGAGCCTCTCCTGAACCTTGATGCTCTAAATCCTGACCTGTTCGATCATGCTGACATCATGTCTACTGTACAGAGCCTCAGACAGGGACTCCAGTTCCTTGGCGACTACCTCCTCATGTGCCGCAGTGGGATCTGTAAGCAAATCCAGCTAAG ACTTCAACAGAGGTGTTACTTATTGGAGAGAAGTGATGTATACAGTGTATTGGACTTGCAACAG ATAGCAGACAGCCATTATGAAGCTTACCTGCAGTCTCTGATTCAGTTTGGCTCCAAACACGTGCACAACTGTGACCTTTGCACCCAGAGGGGTTTTATTTGTCAGATCTGCAATACAGACAACATCATCTTCCCTTTTCAGCTTGAGAGCACCTCCAG GTGTAATGTGTGCAAGACGGTGTTTCACGCCTCCTGTAAAGCTCAGTGTCCGGTCTGTCCACGCTGTGTGAGAATACAGAAATACTTGGATAGAGACTTGGAGGACTGA